A single genomic interval of Pyrus communis chromosome 7, drPyrComm1.1, whole genome shotgun sequence harbors:
- the LOC137739761 gene encoding uncharacterized protein isoform X2, with translation MASSAVALSSSTLCHLTRKPTSLTSTLSLRIRAKASTAMATASAAKTKVVPAVIVGGGRVGRALEGMGNGGDLLVKRGEPVPLDFQGPILVCTRNDDLEAVLEATPRPRWSDLVFFQNGMLEPWFESKGLGDADQVLAYFAVSKLGEPPVDGKTDTNPEGLTVSYGKWASAVADRLHAGGLTCKALNKEAFQKQMLEKLIWISAFMLVGARHPGTTVGGVEKEYRSEVSSLIAELASAAAAEKGLVFEEAMEDRLCAYSRAVAHFPTAVKEFKWRNGWFYSLTEKAIAEGKPDPCPLHTAWLKDLKVV, from the exons ATGGCCAGCAGCGCCGTCGCACTCTCTAGCTCCACTCTTTGCCACCTCACTAGAAAACCCACTTCACTGACTTCAACACTCAGCTTAAGAATCAGAGCCAAGGCCTCCACAGCCATGGCTACGGCCTCCGCCGCCAAAACCAAGGTGGTACCTGCAGTGATAGTGGGCGGTGGAAGGGTCGGAAGGGCCTTGGAGGGGATGGGGAATGGCGGTGACTTGCTGGTGAAAAGAGGAGAGCCCGTGCCTCTTGATTTCCAAGGTCCAATTTTGGTTTGCACTAGGAATGATGATCTTGAAGCTGTTCTTGAAGCCACTCCAAGGCCTAGATGGAGCG ATTTGGTTTTTTTCCAGAATGGAATGCTGGAACCATGGTTTGAAAGTAAAGGTCTTGGTGATGCTGACCAAGTCCTAGCATATTTTGCTGTCTCCAAGCTTGGAGAACCTCCTGTTGATGGAAAGACTGATACCAATCCTGAAGGACTGACTGTGTCATATGGGAAGTGGGCATCGGCAGTAGCCGATAGATTACATGCTGGAGGCCTCACTTGCAAG GCTCTCAACAAGGAAGCATTTCAGAAGCAGATGTTAGAGAAGTTGATCTGGATTTCAGCATTCATGCTTGTCGGAGCTCGTCATCCAGGAACAACTGTAGGTGGTGTAGAGAAAGAATACCGCTCTGAG GTGTCTAGTCTCATTGCGGAGCTTGCCTCTGCAGCTGCTGCAGAGAAGGGGTTGGTATTTGAAGAAGCCATGGAGGACAGATTATGTGCATACTCACGCGCGGTTGCACACTTTCCTACTGCAGTTAAAGAG TTTAAATGGAGAAATGGTTGGTTTTATTCTCTAACCGAAAAGGCAATTGCCGAAGGAAAGCCGGATCCCTGTCCGCTCCATACGGCATGGCTCAAAGACTTGAAAGTTGTCTAG
- the LOC137739761 gene encoding uncharacterized protein isoform X1, translated as MASSAVALSSSTLCHLTRKPTSLTSTLSLRIRAKASTAMATASAAKTKVVPAVIVGGGRVGRALEGMGNGGDLLVKRGEPVPLDFQGPILVCTRNDDLEAVLEATPRPRWSADLVFFQNGMLEPWFESKGLGDADQVLAYFAVSKLGEPPVDGKTDTNPEGLTVSYGKWASAVADRLHAGGLTCKALNKEAFQKQMLEKLIWISAFMLVGARHPGTTVGGVEKEYRSEVSSLIAELASAAAAEKGLVFEEAMEDRLCAYSRAVAHFPTAVKEFKWRNGWFYSLTEKAIAEGKPDPCPLHTAWLKDLKVV; from the exons ATGGCCAGCAGCGCCGTCGCACTCTCTAGCTCCACTCTTTGCCACCTCACTAGAAAACCCACTTCACTGACTTCAACACTCAGCTTAAGAATCAGAGCCAAGGCCTCCACAGCCATGGCTACGGCCTCCGCCGCCAAAACCAAGGTGGTACCTGCAGTGATAGTGGGCGGTGGAAGGGTCGGAAGGGCCTTGGAGGGGATGGGGAATGGCGGTGACTTGCTGGTGAAAAGAGGAGAGCCCGTGCCTCTTGATTTCCAAGGTCCAATTTTGGTTTGCACTAGGAATGATGATCTTGAAGCTGTTCTTGAAGCCACTCCAAGGCCTAGATGGAGCG CAGATTTGGTTTTTTTCCAGAATGGAATGCTGGAACCATGGTTTGAAAGTAAAGGTCTTGGTGATGCTGACCAAGTCCTAGCATATTTTGCTGTCTCCAAGCTTGGAGAACCTCCTGTTGATGGAAAGACTGATACCAATCCTGAAGGACTGACTGTGTCATATGGGAAGTGGGCATCGGCAGTAGCCGATAGATTACATGCTGGAGGCCTCACTTGCAAG GCTCTCAACAAGGAAGCATTTCAGAAGCAGATGTTAGAGAAGTTGATCTGGATTTCAGCATTCATGCTTGTCGGAGCTCGTCATCCAGGAACAACTGTAGGTGGTGTAGAGAAAGAATACCGCTCTGAG GTGTCTAGTCTCATTGCGGAGCTTGCCTCTGCAGCTGCTGCAGAGAAGGGGTTGGTATTTGAAGAAGCCATGGAGGACAGATTATGTGCATACTCACGCGCGGTTGCACACTTTCCTACTGCAGTTAAAGAG TTTAAATGGAGAAATGGTTGGTTTTATTCTCTAACCGAAAAGGCAATTGCCGAAGGAAAGCCGGATCCCTGTCCGCTCCATACGGCATGGCTCAAAGACTTGAAAGTTGTCTAG